One stretch of Thalassovita sp. DNA includes these proteins:
- a CDS encoding ribokinase, with protein sequence MALWNLGSINADHFYRLDHIPAPGETILSGGLSTGLGGKGANMSVAAARAGGRVAHIGAVGRDGQWAIDRLTEYGVDTRPIAKLDAPTGHAIIMLDPQGENAIIVHPGANEAIGEDQIGLALSEAAQGDMLVMQNETNAQAFSAETGSKLGLRVAYAAAPFEADAVRAVLPFIDVLVLNEIELSQLQAATGLSPSAEMGVATVVVTKGEKGCTLYDQSNGWAAQDFPAIKVDPVDTTGAGDTFTGYFLAGLDRGASNTEAIELAIKASALMVTRQGTADVIPDLKDVLDWQPGAA encoded by the coding sequence ATGGCACTCTGGAACCTTGGCTCAATCAACGCGGATCATTTCTATCGGCTGGATCACATCCCGGCGCCGGGGGAAACGATCCTGAGCGGCGGGCTCAGCACCGGATTGGGCGGAAAAGGGGCCAATATGTCCGTGGCGGCGGCCCGTGCGGGGGGACGGGTGGCGCATATCGGGGCTGTGGGCCGTGATGGCCAATGGGCGATCGATCGGCTGACCGAATATGGCGTCGACACCCGCCCGATTGCCAAGCTGGATGCGCCCACGGGCCACGCCATCATCATGCTGGACCCACAGGGCGAAAACGCCATTATCGTGCATCCCGGTGCCAATGAGGCGATCGGTGAAGATCAGATCGGTCTGGCCCTGTCAGAGGCGGCGCAGGGTGACATGCTGGTGATGCAGAATGAAACCAACGCACAGGCGTTTTCGGCTGAAACAGGGTCTAAATTGGGGCTGCGCGTTGCCTATGCTGCCGCCCCGTTTGAGGCGGATGCCGTTCGTGCGGTTCTGCCCTTTATCGACGTTCTGGTGCTCAATGAAATAGAGTTGTCGCAGTTGCAGGCCGCCACTGGCCTTAGCCCCTCAGCTGAAATGGGGGTGGCCACGGTGGTGGTGACCAAAGGCGAAAAAGGCTGCACGCTTTACGATCAGTCCAATGGCTGGGCGGCGCAGGATTTCCCGGCCATCAAGGTGGATCCGGTGGACACCACCGGGGCAGGTGACACGTTTACCGGCTATTTCCTGGCGGGTCTGGATCGCGGCGCCAGCAATACTGAGGCGATTGAACTGGCGATCAAAGCCTCTGCGCTGATGGTTACCCGTCAGGGCACGGCAGATGTGATCCCGGATCTGAAGGACGTGCTGGATTGGCAGCCCGGCGCGGCGTGA
- the msrA gene encoding peptide-methionine (S)-S-oxide reductase MsrA, whose amino-acid sequence MLRINDFKPAFLALAIGVGLIAQCGKLQAAQTEELIVAGGCFWCVESDFESVPGVIEVVSGYTGGTTKNPTYKQIGKGGTGHYEAVEITFNPAQVSREALLQMFFRSVDPTDAGGQFCDRGESYRTAVFVSRPPEKALAEKVKAEAQSALGQKIVTPILDANRFYEAEAYHQDYYKGSKIVLTRFGPIKQSKAYKRYRDACGRDQRVKALWGDAAPFANK is encoded by the coding sequence ATGTTGCGCATTAACGATTTCAAACCCGCTTTTCTGGCTCTGGCCATTGGTGTTGGGCTGATCGCCCAATGCGGCAAACTGCAGGCCGCCCAGACGGAGGAGTTGATTGTCGCGGGCGGGTGTTTCTGGTGCGTCGAAAGCGATTTCGAAAGCGTCCCGGGCGTGATTGAGGTCGTGTCTGGCTATACCGGCGGAACCACCAAGAACCCGACCTACAAACAGATCGGCAAGGGCGGCACCGGCCATTATGAGGCGGTTGAGATCACCTTTAACCCCGCTCAAGTTAGCCGCGAGGCGCTGTTGCAGATGTTCTTCCGCTCGGTCGATCCCACGGATGCCGGCGGCCAGTTCTGTGATCGCGGCGAAAGCTACCGCACCGCTGTTTTCGTCTCTAGACCGCCGGAAAAGGCCCTGGCAGAGAAGGTCAAAGCCGAAGCGCAAAGCGCGCTGGGGCAGAAAATCGTGACGCCCATTCTGGACGCCAACCGGTTTTATGAGGCCGAGGCCTACCATCAGGATTATTACAAAGGCTCCAAGATTGTGCTGACCCGGTTTGGCCCGATCAAACAATCCAAAGCCTATAAGCGCTACCGCGATGCCTGTGGCCGTGACCAGCGGGTCAAAGCCCTCTGGGGCGATGCGGCACCATTTGCGAACAAATAA
- a CDS encoding D-amino acid aminotransferase has product MQEDHVSTHQAEEDARNEEILIYLNGKIVPKAEAVVSVYDSGFMLGDGIWEGLRLYNNTWAFLDDHMDRLFEASLAVDLDIGMTREQVISALLETQKANVMTHDAHARLMITRGLKVRPFQHPSLSQTGPTVAIIMEHSKPSIPRPIRLATVPHQRGLPMTQDPKLNSHSKLNCILACIAAEKAGADEALMLDVHGFVNTTNACNFFIVRKGEVWTSTGDYCMNGITRQKVIDLCRANDIPVHERNYSLVDTYGADEAFLTGTFGAQTPVGDIDGRQIGDGQMGPMTQKIRALYKELIERECA; this is encoded by the coding sequence ATGCAAGAAGACCACGTCAGCACCCACCAGGCCGAAGAAGACGCCCGCAACGAAGAGATCCTGATTTACCTGAACGGTAAGATTGTCCCCAAGGCCGAGGCGGTGGTTTCGGTTTATGACAGCGGGTTCATGCTGGGCGATGGCATCTGGGAGGGGCTGCGCCTTTACAACAACACATGGGCCTTTCTGGACGATCATATGGACCGGTTGTTTGAGGCGTCGCTGGCGGTGGATCTGGACATCGGCATGACTCGCGAACAGGTGATTTCGGCCTTGTTAGAGACGCAAAAGGCCAATGTCATGACCCATGACGCCCATGCCCGGCTGATGATCACCCGTGGACTGAAGGTGCGTCCGTTCCAGCATCCCAGCCTGTCGCAGACCGGGCCGACGGTTGCGATCATTATGGAGCATTCCAAACCTTCGATCCCGCGTCCCATTCGGCTGGCGACAGTACCGCATCAGCGCGGGCTGCCGATGACCCAGGATCCGAAACTCAACTCTCATTCCAAGCTGAACTGCATTCTGGCCTGTATCGCCGCCGAAAAGGCCGGCGCGGATGAGGCGCTGATGCTGGATGTGCATGGCTTTGTGAACACGACCAACGCCTGCAACTTTTTCATTGTTCGCAAGGGGGAGGTTTGGACCTCCACCGGGGATTACTGCATGAACGGTATCACCCGGCAGAAGGTGATCGACCTGTGCCGCGCCAATGACATCCCGGTGCATGAGAGGAATTATTCGCTGGTGGATACCTATGGTGCGGATGAGGCGTTTCTGACCGGCACCTTTGGCGCGCAGACCCCGGTGGGGGACATTGACGGTCGTCAGATCGGTGATGGCCAGATGGGGCCGATGACCCAAAAGATCCGCGCGCTTTATAAAGAGCTGATCGAACGGGAATGCGCCTGA
- a CDS encoding HAD family hydrolase, translating into MRIAMWSGPRNLSTAMMYSFGARRDCAVVDEPFYAAYLKMTGIEHPMGDQVMASQPQDPAVVARSLLDPIPAEKPHFYQKHMCQHMIPGVPRDWMRQVTNVFLIRHPARVIASFGAKYDNPTLSDIGFTQQTELFEEVCHFGEPPVVIDSDDIRRDSAGMLQRLCAAIDLPWDPGMLSWPVGGHPDDGVWAAHWYGAVHRSTTFAAPDADIPELHGAAADLLEQALPHYQRLAEIRLG; encoded by the coding sequence ATGCGGATCGCGATGTGGTCCGGCCCGCGTAATCTGTCCACCGCGATGATGTACAGTTTCGGCGCCCGCCGGGACTGTGCCGTGGTGGATGAGCCTTTCTATGCCGCCTATCTGAAAATGACCGGAATTGAGCATCCGATGGGGGATCAGGTGATGGCCTCCCAGCCGCAGGACCCTGCGGTGGTTGCGCGGTCTCTGTTAGACCCTATTCCGGCAGAAAAGCCGCATTTCTATCAGAAACACATGTGTCAGCATATGATCCCCGGTGTGCCGCGGGACTGGATGCGACAGGTGACCAATGTCTTTCTGATCCGCCACCCGGCGCGGGTCATTGCCAGTTTTGGCGCGAAATATGACAACCCCACGCTCAGCGACATTGGCTTCACCCAACAGACGGAGCTGTTTGAGGAGGTGTGCCATTTCGGTGAGCCCCCCGTGGTGATCGACAGTGACGATATCCGCCGCGATTCTGCGGGCATGTTGCAACGGCTCTGCGCCGCGATCGATCTGCCTTGGGATCCCGGCATGCTTAGCTGGCCTGTGGGTGGGCACCCGGATGATGGGGTTTGGGCCGCGCATTGGTACGGCGCGGTGCATCGTTCAACCACCTTCGCGGCGCCGGATGCGGACATACCGGAACTGCACGGCGCAGCGGCGGATTTGCTGGAACAGGCCTTGCCCCATTATCAGCGATTGGCGGAAATTCGGCTGGGTTAG
- a CDS encoding GNAT family N-acetyltransferase yields the protein MLALREITRDTVNPLIRLKVKDWQQNLVAPNAVTLAQAAYEPGSYVWGLWVEDQPVGLMAMVHPHQAAELDPQDDPDAAFLWRLMIAAEEQGKGYGLAAIEAARAQAHAWGLPRLAATVVDSENSNMAFYEHLGFHQTGKVIDGELHILCNVA from the coding sequence ATGCTGGCTTTACGAGAGATCACCCGCGACACGGTCAACCCGCTGATCCGCCTTAAGGTTAAGGACTGGCAGCAAAACCTCGTCGCCCCCAATGCCGTTACCCTGGCGCAGGCTGCTTATGAACCGGGCAGCTATGTCTGGGGTCTGTGGGTTGAGGATCAGCCGGTGGGGCTGATGGCGATGGTGCACCCCCATCAGGCCGCAGAACTGGATCCGCAGGATGACCCGGATGCCGCCTTCCTCTGGCGATTGATGATCGCGGCAGAGGAACAGGGCAAAGGCTACGGGCTGGCCGCGATTGAGGCCGCGCGGGCACAGGCCCACGCCTGGGGCTTGCCGCGACTAGCGGCCACTGTAGTGGACAGCGAAAACTCCAACATGGCGTTTTACGAACACCTTGGGTTCCATCAAACCGGCAAGGTGATCGACGGCGAGCTGCACATCCTGTGCAACGTCGCCTGA
- a CDS encoding SCP2 sterol-binding domain-containing protein yields MTLEEIAALVQKGVTHSGFADSLKFDCGDLGQVVIADGHVGLEDRGTDCTLKLSLDNLAKLVTGNLNPMTAVMMGKLKVSGNPAIALKLKELL; encoded by the coding sequence ATGACCTTGGAAGAGATTGCTGCACTGGTGCAGAAGGGTGTGACCCACAGTGGTTTTGCTGACAGCCTGAAGTTTGACTGCGGTGATCTGGGTCAGGTGGTGATCGCGGATGGTCACGTCGGTCTGGAAGATCGGGGCACTGATTGCACCTTGAAACTGTCGCTGGACAATCTGGCCAAGCTGGTCACCGGCAACCTGAACCCGATGACCGCCGTGATGATGGGCAAGCTGAAGGTTTCCGGCAATCCCGCCATCGCGCTGAAGCTCAAAGAGCTGCTGTAA
- a CDS encoding argininosuccinate synthase: MSAPKKVVLAYSGGLDTSIILKWLQTEYGCEVVTFTADLGQGEELEPARKKAEMLGIKPENIFIDDVREEFVRDFVFPMFRANALYEGEYLLGTSIARPLISKRLVEIAAETGADAVSHGATGKGNDQVRFELAAYALNPDITVIAPWREWDLSSRTKLLEFAEQHQIPIAKDKRGEAPFSVDANLLHTSSEGKVLEDPAEAAPDYVYQRTVAPEDAPDTPEIITIGFEKGDAVSINGEAMSPATILTALNDYGRKHGIGRLDFVENRFVGMKSRGVYETPGGTILLQAHRGIEQITLDSGAGHLKDSIMPRYAELIYNGFWYSPEREMLQALIDKSQEHVTGTVTLKLYKGSVFTVARDSDHSLYSEAHVTFEEDAGAYNQEDAAGFIQLNALRLKLLAARDRRLKD, translated from the coding sequence ATGTCCGCGCCCAAGAAAGTTGTCCTGGCCTACTCCGGTGGCCTCGATACCTCGATCATCCTGAAATGGCTGCAAACCGAATACGGTTGCGAAGTTGTCACCTTCACCGCTGACCTCGGTCAGGGCGAAGAGCTGGAGCCCGCCCGTAAAAAGGCCGAGATGCTGGGTATCAAGCCGGAAAACATCTTCATCGACGACGTCCGCGAAGAGTTTGTGCGTGACTTCGTCTTCCCGATGTTCCGCGCCAACGCCCTTTATGAAGGTGAATACCTGCTGGGCACCTCGATCGCACGTCCGCTGATCTCAAAGCGTTTGGTGGAAATCGCCGCTGAAACCGGCGCCGATGCCGTGTCCCACGGGGCCACCGGCAAGGGCAACGACCAGGTGCGCTTCGAACTGGCGGCCTATGCGCTGAACCCCGACATCACCGTGATCGCGCCCTGGCGTGAATGGGATCTGTCGAGCCGGACCAAGCTGCTGGAATTTGCTGAACAGCACCAGATTCCGATCGCCAAGGACAAACGGGGTGAGGCGCCGTTCAGCGTTGACGCCAACCTGCTGCACACCTCTTCTGAGGGCAAAGTGCTGGAAGATCCGGCCGAAGCAGCCCCCGATTACGTCTACCAGCGCACCGTTGCGCCGGAAGATGCGCCTGACACGCCTGAAATCATCACCATCGGTTTTGAAAAAGGCGACGCCGTCAGCATCAATGGTGAGGCGATGAGCCCCGCCACTATTCTGACCGCATTGAACGACTATGGCCGCAAGCACGGCATTGGTCGCTTGGACTTCGTTGAAAACCGTTTTGTCGGCATGAAGTCGCGTGGCGTCTATGAGACCCCCGGCGGCACCATCCTGCTGCAGGCGCATCGTGGCATCGAACAGATCACCCTGGATTCCGGTGCAGGCCACCTGAAGGATTCGATCATGCCGCGCTACGCCGAGCTGATCTACAACGGCTTCTGGTACTCGCCCGAGCGTGAGATGCTGCAGGCGCTGATCGACAAATCGCAAGAGCATGTCACCGGCACCGTGACCCTGAAGCTTTACAAAGGTTCGGTCTTCACCGTGGCGCGCGACAGCGATCATTCCCTCTACTCCGAAGCCCACGTGACCTTCGAAGAGGACGCAGGCGCCTACAACCAGGAAGACGCCGCCGGCTTCATCCAGCTGAACGCCCTGCGCCTGAAACTGCTGGCCGCACGGGACCGTCGCCTGAAAGACTGA
- the ilvA gene encoding threonine ammonia-lyase IlvA produces the protein MSDFLKKARVAEQQMRALFPATPLQRNDHLSSIYGADIWLKREDLSPVRSYKIRGALNAMGKALARDPALEVFVCASAGNHAQGVAYVSKHFGVKGVIFMPVTTPQQKIDKTRMFGGENVEIRLVGDYFDACLEAAQDYCKEAGGYFLSPFDDLDVIEGQASVAAEMTAQLGRVPDMVVLPVGGGGLSAGVTRYMAEVAPGTDLRFVEPSGGQSLRAALTEGHPVKLNHVDSFVDGAAVAQIGQHPFAVLKDTPVVKMLDAPEDRICTTIIEMLNLEGIVLEPAGALSVDALKDLKDEVRGKTVVCVTSGGNFDFERLPEVKERAQRYMGIKKYLILRLPQRPGALKDFLNILGPEDNIARFEYMKKNARNFGSVLIGIETTEAANFAALFARLEDSDFVYSDITEDESIAEFVI, from the coding sequence ATGAGCGATTTTCTGAAAAAGGCCCGCGTGGCCGAGCAGCAGATGCGGGCCCTGTTCCCGGCGACGCCACTCCAGCGCAATGATCACCTGTCGTCGATTTACGGCGCAGACATTTGGTTGAAACGCGAAGACCTGAGCCCGGTGCGCAGCTACAAGATCCGTGGCGCGTTGAACGCCATGGGCAAGGCCTTGGCGCGCGATCCTGCGCTTGAGGTGTTTGTCTGTGCCTCCGCCGGTAACCATGCGCAGGGCGTGGCCTATGTCAGCAAGCATTTTGGCGTGAAGGGTGTGATCTTCATGCCGGTCACCACGCCGCAGCAGAAGATCGACAAAACCCGCATGTTCGGCGGCGAAAACGTCGAAATTCGCCTTGTTGGGGACTATTTTGATGCCTGTCTTGAGGCCGCTCAGGACTATTGCAAGGAGGCGGGCGGCTATTTCCTGTCCCCCTTTGACGATCTTGATGTGATTGAAGGCCAGGCCAGTGTTGCGGCGGAAATGACTGCGCAGCTGGGGCGGGTGCCGGATATGGTGGTTCTGCCTGTGGGCGGTGGTGGCCTGTCGGCGGGGGTGACCCGCTACATGGCGGAGGTCGCACCGGGCACGGATCTGCGCTTTGTTGAACCCTCGGGCGGCCAAAGCCTGCGCGCGGCCCTGACCGAAGGCCATCCGGTGAAGCTGAACCATGTTGACAGTTTCGTGGACGGCGCTGCGGTAGCGCAGATCGGCCAGCATCCTTTTGCGGTGCTGAAAGACACGCCTGTGGTCAAGATGCTGGATGCGCCCGAAGATCGGATCTGCACCACCATCATTGAGATGCTGAACCTTGAAGGCATCGTTCTGGAACCTGCCGGCGCGCTTTCTGTGGATGCGTTGAAGGATCTGAAGGATGAGGTGAGGGGTAAAACCGTGGTCTGCGTCACCTCTGGCGGCAACTTTGATTTCGAACGCCTGCCTGAGGTCAAGGAACGGGCACAGCGCTATATGGGGATCAAGAAATACCTCATCCTGCGCCTGCCGCAGCGACCCGGCGCGTTGAAGGATTTTCTGAATATTCTGGGCCCCGAAGACAATATCGCGCGCTTTGAGTATATGAAGAAAAACGCCCGCAACTTTGGTTCGGTTCTGATCGGGATCGAAACCACTGAGGCAGCGAATTTCGCGGCGCTGTTTGCCCGTCTGGAGGACAGCGATTTTGTCTACTCTGACATCACAGAAGATGAGAGCATCGCAGAGTTTGTGATTTAA
- a CDS encoding Hpt domain-containing protein, producing the protein MINWDRVQELYTELGAAEFSEVMEQLLDELHPIVEKLQAPDPLTVEADLHRLKSAAMNLGFADLADKCREVERDVQGLNTLHLKDTEEAAAPLHALLQCFDRSISVFDGEWSIHVAA; encoded by the coding sequence ATGATCAATTGGGACCGGGTACAGGAACTCTACACCGAATTGGGTGCGGCTGAGTTTTCTGAGGTGATGGAGCAGCTGCTGGATGAGCTGCATCCGATCGTGGAAAAGCTACAGGCGCCGGATCCGTTGACGGTTGAGGCGGATCTGCACCGGCTGAAATCGGCGGCAATGAACCTGGGCTTTGCCGATCTGGCCGATAAATGCCGTGAGGTGGAGCGGGATGTTCAAGGCCTTAACACCCTGCACCTGAAAGACACGGAAGAGGCCGCCGCGCCACTGCATGCGCTGCTGCAGTGTTTTGATCGCTCCATCTCGGTCTTTGACGGCGAATGGTCGATCCACGTCGCCGCCTGA
- a CDS encoding NUDIX hydrolase, with amino-acid sequence MIRRFGTAPRPDKRYTMRPGAYVILPRGRQVLLTHQQDPEPEFQLPGGGIDAGESPQIALHREVFEETGWSIAYPRRLGAFRRYTFMPEYDLWAEKICTIYLAHPVRRHSDPLEPGHSAHWLPIEEAVTLLGNPGDRHFLAKLL; translated from the coding sequence ATGATCCGACGCTTTGGCACGGCGCCAAGACCCGACAAACGTTACACAATGCGCCCCGGCGCCTATGTGATCCTGCCCCGTGGTCGGCAGGTGTTGCTGACCCATCAACAGGACCCTGAGCCCGAGTTTCAGCTGCCCGGTGGCGGCATCGATGCGGGGGAATCACCGCAGATCGCCCTGCATCGTGAGGTGTTTGAAGAAACCGGCTGGTCCATTGCCTATCCCCGCCGTCTAGGCGCGTTCCGCCGCTACACCTTCATGCCGGAATATGACCTCTGGGCGGAGAAAATCTGCACCATCTATCTGGCCCATCCCGTGCGCCGTCACAGCGATCCGCTGGAACCCGGCCACAGCGCCCATTGGCTGCCGATTGAGGAGGCCGTAACCCTGCTGGGCAATCCCGGCGATCGCCATTTCCTGGCCAAGCTGCTCTGA
- a CDS encoding Hsp33 family molecular chaperone HslO has protein sequence MSLGSKLAWDDTVLPFQLDHADIRGRVARLDGVLSNVLKQHDYPTVVEALVAEMALLTALIGQTVKLRWKLSLQVQSDGPVRMIATDYYGPTKEGEPARIRAYASFDPDRLTDAAPFEQLGKGYFAIMIDQGQNMTPYQGLTPLAGASLAECAEAYFAQSEQLPTRFQLSFGQSVEPGVGEHWRAGGVMLQHMPKASPFAKGDEASGADGLLHARDLVDGEDGENWNRVNILLDSVEELELIGPQVTPATLLTRLFHEEQPRVYDLQPVTFGCTCSEDRVRQSLSIYSAKDIEKMTTDAGRVTADCQFCGAHYDLDPKTVGLEAAKANGNA, from the coding sequence ATGTCACTTGGATCGAAACTCGCCTGGGACGACACCGTTCTGCCGTTCCAGTTGGACCACGCCGATATTCGCGGTCGCGTCGCCCGTTTGGACGGCGTGTTGAGCAATGTGCTGAAGCAGCATGACTACCCCACCGTTGTTGAGGCGCTGGTGGCGGAGATGGCCCTGCTGACGGCGCTGATCGGTCAGACGGTTAAACTGCGCTGGAAACTGTCGCTGCAGGTGCAGTCGGACGGTCCCGTGCGGATGATTGCCACCGATTACTATGGCCCCACCAAAGAGGGTGAGCCGGCCCGTATTCGTGCCTATGCCAGCTTTGATCCGGATCGGCTGACCGACGCCGCACCGTTTGAACAGCTGGGCAAAGGCTATTTCGCGATCATGATCGACCAGGGCCAGAACATGACCCCCTATCAGGGTCTGACCCCGCTGGCGGGTGCGTCATTGGCGGAATGTGCCGAAGCCTATTTCGCCCAGTCCGAGCAGCTGCCGACCCGGTTCCAGCTGTCCTTTGGTCAGTCGGTTGAACCCGGTGTGGGCGAACATTGGCGCGCCGGTGGCGTGATGCTGCAGCATATGCCGAAAGCCTCGCCCTTCGCCAAAGGGGATGAGGCCAGCGGTGCCGATGGTCTGTTGCATGCCCGCGATCTGGTGGATGGCGAAGACGGTGAAAACTGGAACCGCGTGAACATCCTGCTCGACTCGGTCGAGGAGTTGGAGCTGATCGGCCCGCAGGTAACCCCGGCAACGTTGCTGACCCGCCTGTTCCATGAGGAGCAACCGCGCGTCTATGATCTGCAGCCGGTGACCTTTGGCTGCACCTGTTCGGAGGACCGTGTGCGCCAGTCGCTGTCGATCTACTCGGCCAAGGACATCGAGAAGATGACCACCGATGCAGGCCGTGTCACAGCGGATTGCCAATTCTGCGGAGCCCATTACGATCTGGACCCGAAGACGGTCGGATTGGAGGCAGCAAAGGCCAATGGCAACGCATGA
- a CDS encoding CoA pyrophosphatase, giving the protein MATHDPLVGVKQALGRPSADSSDFDLNPDVTLPAGRKLRPAAVLVGFIDRGAGPHVVLTKRSSRLKHHPGQIAFPGGKVDEGDVDVVDTALREAWEEVGLRRDQVEVFGTLPRHETVTSFTVTPVLGRISDDFSPVAEPGEVDEVFEVPLAHLADPANYLVQSRRWRGQRRYYHTVPWGPYYIWGATARMLRGLAERMT; this is encoded by the coding sequence ATGGCAACGCATGATCCCCTTGTGGGTGTGAAACAGGCGCTGGGCCGACCCAGCGCCGATTCCTCTGATTTTGATCTGAACCCCGATGTCACCCTGCCTGCTGGGCGCAAGCTGCGCCCGGCGGCTGTGCTGGTGGGGTTCATTGATCGTGGTGCTGGCCCCCATGTGGTGCTGACCAAACGTTCCTCCCGGCTGAAACACCATCCTGGTCAGATCGCCTTCCCCGGTGGGAAGGTGGATGAGGGCGATGTGGATGTGGTGGATACGGCCCTGCGCGAAGCCTGGGAAGAGGTGGGGTTGCGCCGCGATCAGGTGGAGGTTTTTGGCACGCTGCCCCGGCATGAAACGGTCACCAGCTTCACTGTGACGCCGGTTTTGGGCCGGATTAGTGACGATTTTTCCCCCGTGGCAGAACCCGGTGAGGTGGATGAGGTTTTTGAGGTGCCGCTGGCCCATCTGGCGGATCCGGCCAATTATCTGGTGCAGTCGCGGCGCTGGCGCGGGCAGCGGCGGTATTACCACACGGTCCCTTGGGGCCCCTATTACATCTGGGGGGCAACGGCCCGGATGCTGCGCGGCCTGGCGGAGCGGATGACATGA
- a CDS encoding CCA tRNA nucleotidyltransferase, whose product MKVTGDWLTDPATQVVCAMLSDAGYQAHFVGGCVRNALIGAPVSDLDIATDARPEKVMELAEAAGLNAIPTGIDHGTITVVSGRIPHEITTYRKDVETDGRRAVVAFADTMVEDAERRDFTMNALYCDASGVVVDPLGQGLADLEARHLRFINDPEMRIREDYLRILRYFRFHAWYGDPSEGLDPEALAAIAANLAGIETLSRERVGVELIKLLFAPAPEQSVAAMCQSGVLAMVLDGVDDRALAPLVHLEAQAGLDPDGIRRLAALGGQGDGRELRLSNAQRKQLALYRDHIGSSEGPGALGYHHGAALARDILVLRAAMLEMPLMPGAFAAVDRGAGAEFPVKSADLMDRFQGRALGDELRRLQSLWIASDFCATRDQLLN is encoded by the coding sequence ATGAAGGTCACGGGTGATTGGCTGACTGACCCGGCCACTCAGGTGGTCTGCGCCATGCTGAGCGATGCGGGCTATCAGGCGCATTTTGTCGGCGGCTGTGTGCGCAACGCGTTGATCGGCGCCCCGGTCAGTGATTTGGACATTGCAACAGATGCGCGCCCTGAAAAGGTGATGGAGCTGGCCGAAGCGGCCGGGCTCAACGCCATCCCGACAGGCATCGATCATGGCACGATTACGGTGGTTTCGGGTCGAATCCCGCATGAAATCACCACCTATCGCAAAGACGTGGAAACCGACGGCCGCCGCGCCGTTGTGGCCTTTGCCGATACGATGGTCGAAGACGCTGAGCGGCGCGATTTCACCATGAATGCGCTTTATTGCGATGCCTCCGGTGTGGTGGTGGATCCGCTGGGGCAGGGGCTGGCTGATCTGGAGGCGCGGCACCTGCGGTTTATCAACGACCCGGAAATGCGGATCCGCGAGGATTACCTGAGGATCCTGCGCTATTTCCGGTTCCATGCCTGGTATGGTGATCCGTCCGAGGGTTTGGACCCCGAAGCCCTAGCCGCAATTGCCGCGAATTTGGCTGGAATAGAGACGCTTTCGCGCGAACGGGTGGGGGTGGAACTGATCAAGCTGCTCTTCGCGCCGGCACCGGAACAATCGGTTGCTGCGATGTGTCAGTCCGGGGTTTTGGCCATGGTGCTGGATGGGGTGGATGACCGTGCCCTTGCGCCACTGGTCCACCTGGAGGCACAGGCCGGTCTGGATCCCGATGGCATCCGACGTCTGGCTGCGCTTGGCGGGCAGGGTGACGGGCGCGAATTGCGCCTGTCCAATGCGCAACGCAAACAATTGGCGCTCTATCGTGATCATATCGGCAGCAGTGAGGGCCCCGGCGCGCTGGGCTATCATCACGGCGCAGCCCTGGCGCGTGACATTCTCGTGTTGCGGGCCGCTATGTTGGAAATGCCCCTGATGCCGGGGGCGTTTGCCGCCGTCGATCGCGGTGCCGGGGCGGAGTTTCCAGTGAAGTCAGCGGATCTGATGGACCGGTTTCAAGGCCGTGCCTTAGGGGATGAGCTGCGCCGGTTGCAAAGCCTTTGGATCGCCTCGGATTTTTGCGCCACCCGGGATCAGTTGCTCAACTAA